In Aspergillus fumigatus Af293 chromosome 4, whole genome shotgun sequence, one genomic interval encodes:
- a CDS encoding putative HLH DNA binding domain protein — protein MMFEDMASTCDETSQRRALPSIRSISNSSSGPVDLGDDRKLPPLPRAEPLPRGPFNPFTSNIFAPSPPSPHDTIPAKSSWPVSEHIVTPPSPANSADSSWPDSLTPRKAFDWSQELSPADLLSLIAPKNISRKPPLQQLCGRKRKGSMISADVDDQREKHRIAEGNRRKNLSQLHRELDSRIHDFFLERAGWNPAKSLPESKEHIVQGAIFLIDFMLLIIVHLIRQENEMPRQLSEKLQPQIRCMQLQQLVSNLQQQQQTAQQQIKVLKQENQLLEERNQALEFQLKSYEHMFRSPKSEQTSPRPLALVPEAKTQNVLPGLRVLCDGIAAPSAAPEPLHPGSSHGQSFGHTFLSATPPMTGPSSPVFPHTNYSAANSRRESLIPSP, from the exons ATGATGTTCGAAGACATGGCGTCGACTTGCGACGAGACCTCCCAGCGCCGCGCTTTGCC CAGCATACGCTCCATCTCAAACAGCTCATCCGGGCCTGTAGATCTGGGCGATGACCGCAAATTACCCCCCCTTCCTCGCGCGGAGCCATTGCCTCGGGGACCCTTTAACCCTTTCACTTCTAACATCTTTGCTCCCAGCCCACCCAGCCCACATGACACTATCCCCGCCAAGTCGTCGTGGCCGGTTTCAGAGCACATTGTCACTCCTCCCTCTCCCGCCAACTCCGCCGACAGCTCCTGGCCCGACAGTTTGACGCCTCGCAAGGCCTTTGACTGGTCCCAGGAACTCTCTCCTGCCGACCTGCTGAGCTTGATTGCCCCGAAGAACATCAGTCGGAAGCCACCACTGCAACAGTTGTGCGGAAGAAAGCGCAAGGGAAGCATGATCTccgctgatgttgatgaccAGCGAGAGAAGCACCGCATTGCCGAGGGAAATCGTCGCAAGAATCTCAGCCAATTGCATCGGGAGCTGGATAGTAGGATTCATGACTTCTTTCTTGAACGGGCCGGCTGGAACCCGGCCAAGAGCTTGCCTGAATCCAAGGAACACATCGTTCAGGGTGCTATTTTCCTCATCGACTTCATGCTGCTGATCATCGTGCACCTGATTCGCCAGGAGAATGAAATGCCTCGACAGCTGTcagagaagctgcagccCCAGATCCGCTGCATGCAACTCCAGCAATTGGTGTCGAAcctgcaacagcagcagcagacagcTCAACAGCAGATCAAGGttctgaagcaggagaaccagctgctggaagagcgaAACCAAGCACTTGAGTTCCAACTTAAGTCATACGAGCACATGTTCCGGTCCCCCAAGAGCGAGCAAACGAGCCCTCGTCCCCTGGCGCTGGTCCCTGAAGCCAAGACTCAAAATGTGCTTCCTGGCTTGCGAGTTCTCTGTGATGGCATCGCTGCCCCAAGCGCCGCCCCCGAGCCCTTACATCCAGGCTCCTCCCACGGACAGTCCTTCGGACACACATTTCTCTCCGCCACTCCTCCCATGACAGGACCTTCATCACCGGTATTTCCTCATACAAACTATTCGGCTGCAAATTCGCGGCGCGAATCTCTGATCCCATCGCCGTGA
- a CDS encoding E2 SUMO-conjugating protein UBC9 translates to MSLCLNRLTEERYVHQPSLNSRRANTSTTPQPTTTQERLTTPTRRKQWRRDHPFGFYAKPHRTPQGVLDLKRWECGIPGKANTLWEGGLFKLDVVFPDEYPTKPPKCKFVPPLFHPNVYPSGTVCLSILNEEEAWKPAITIKQILLGIQDLLDDPNPESPAQAEAYNLFKKDRPAYERRVRQVVKENPAL, encoded by the exons ATGTCCCTCTGTTTAAACCGCCTTACAGAAGAACGGTATGTCCATCAACCCAGCTTAAATTCGCGCCGCGCAAACACATCCACGACTCCGCAACCGACAACAACCCAAGAGAGACTGACAACCCCCACGCGCAGGAAGCAATGGCGACGCGACCACCCGTTCGGCTTCTACGCAAAGCCTCATCGGACACCCCAGGGCGTGCTGGACCTGAAGCGCTGGGAATGCGGTATCCCGGGGAAAGCGAATACGCTGTGGGAAGGCGGTCTATTCAAGCTGGACGTTGTCTTTCCAGATG AGTATCCGACCAAGCCCCCAAAAT GCAAATTCGTCCCCCCACTCTTCCACCCCAATGTCTACCCCTCGGGCACCGTCTGTCTCTCAATCCTtaacgaagaagaagcctggAAGCCGGCCATCACAATCAAGCAGATTCTTCTGGGAATCCAAGACTTACTTGATGACCCGAACCCAGAGTCTCCCGCGCAAGCTGAAGCATATAACTTATTCAAGAAGGACCGGCCGGCGTACGAGCGGCGCGTGCGCCAGGTCGTCAAGGAGAATCCTGCTCTCTAG
- a CDS encoding acyl--CoA ligase, which produces MGLTIKGIIMAHLRQLRRIHEWYPQIPHTYTIRTMATLAQSLSPYSPSVAVIVPHKPSALSVSYHQLHTHVADFQAKLARLGVGHGAAVSLALVNSFEFIVSYLATSWQRAIAAPLNPAYKQDEFEFYIEDLSSSLVLIPRGSFAQGGPAVRAGRKYNAAIAECYWDGKEVVLDVKELGKLAGKGSIGILEAQPDDIALVLHTSGTTGRPKAVPLTHKNLVTTMKNIRDTYLLTPEDRTYLVMPLFHVHGLLAGLLAPLFSGGSVIVPLKFSASEFWQDFVTHQANWYTAVPTIHQILLKTPLPNPIPRIRFIRSCSSPLSPKTFEDLERTFKAPVLEAYAMTEAAHQMTSNPLPPGRRRPGSVGIGQGVEVKILDQAGEEVPQGKEGEICVRGENVTKGYLNNPAANKSSFTKDGFFRTGDQGKKDRDGYIIITGRIKELINKGGEKISPIELDNTLLSHPQVAEAVCFAIPDEGHYGEDIGAAVVLKSAGSATEADLKAWMAGKLAKFKTPKQVFQCPLCPTYFPEQ; this is translated from the exons ATGGGCTTAACCATCAAGGGTATAATAATGGCACATCTACGTCAATTGCGTAGGATACATGAGTGGTATCCGCAGATTCCTCAT ACATACACCATAAGAACGATGGCCACACTAGCTCAGTCCCTCTCGCCCTACAGTCCGAGTGTTGCAGTGATAGTCCCTCATAAGCCGTCGGCCTTGTCGGTCTCCTACCATCAGCTTCATACCCATGTCGCCGACTTTCAAGCCAAGCTCGCTAGGCTGGGGGTCGGCCATGGAGCTGCAGTATCATTGGCTCTCGTTAATTCTTTTGAATTCATAGTCTCTTACTTGGCTACATCATGGCAGAGAGCTATCGCAGCTCCTCTCAACCCGGCATACAAGCAGGATGAGTTTGAGTTCTATATTGAGGATCTCAGCTCGAGCCTGGTGTTGATTCCACGGGGCTCTTTTGCCCAAGGTGGTCCTGCTGTGCGGGCGGGTAGGAAATACAATGCTGCTATCGCGGAGTGTTACTGGGATGGGAAGGAGGTTGTACTGGACGTCAAGGAACTGGGCAAGCTGGCAGGAAAGGGCAGCATTGGTATCCTCGAAGCACAACCTGATGATATTGCCCTTGTTTTGCACACCAGTGGGACAACTGGTAGACCCAAAGCT GTCCCGTTAACACACAAGAACCTTGTCACAACCATGA AAAATATCCGGGATACATATCTGTTAACTCCCGAGGACCGAACGTACTTAGTGATGCCCCTATTCCACGTTCATGGGCTGCTGGCCGGCCTCCTCGCCCCTCTCTTTTCAGGAGGCTCTGTTATAGTACCTCTCAAGTTCTCTGCCTCCGAGTTCTGGCAAGATTTCGTGACTCACCAGGCAAACTGGTACACGGCTGTGCCTACGATCCACCAGATCCTCCTAAAGACCCCTCTGCCGAATCCCATTCCCAGGATCCGCTTCATCCGCTCATGCTCGTCGCCCCTTTCCCCCAAGACTTTTGAAGACCTGGAAAGAACTTTCAAGGCCCCCGTTCTGGAAGCGTACGCGATGACAGAGGCCGCCCACCAAATGACGAGTAACCCTCTCCCACCCGGAAGACGCCGGCCTGGCAGTGTCGGCATCGGACAAGGCGTAGaggtcaagatcctcgacCAAGCGGGCGAAGAAGTGCCTCAGGGCAAAGAGGGGGAGATTTGCGTCCGTGGCGAAAACGTGACCAAGGGGTACCTGAACAACCCGGCAGCCAACAAGTCGTCTTTCACCAAGGACGGTTTCTTCCGCACGGGCGACCAGGGGAAGAAGGACCGCGACGGCTACATTATCATCACCGGTCGCATCAAGGAGCTCATCAACAAGGGCGGAGAGAAAATCAGCCCTATCGAGCTTGACAACACGCTGTTGTCTCACCCCCAGGTTGCGGAAGCCGTCTGTTTCGCTATCCCGGATGAGGGCCACTATGGAGAGGATATTGGAGCCGCGGTTGTGTTGAAAAGTGCCGGCTCTGCAACCGAGGCGGATCTCAAGGcatggatggctggaaagCTGGCCAAATTCAAGACCCCGAAGCAGGTATTCCAATGCCCCTTGTGCCCAACGTATTTTCCTGAGCAATGA
- the asn2 gene encoding asparagine synthetase B — MCGIFACHHHPDVQAFKPTALRMAKAVRHRGPDWSGNWSSEGTILAHERLCIVGVDSGAQPLVNDDGTIALAVNGEIYNHRILRKGLKKQYNFKTHSDCEVVIPLYMEHGLDAPKHLDGMFSWVLYDKKEDRVVAARDPIGIISFYIGWSSETPGAVYFASELKSLHPVCDKIEAFPPGHVYDSKTESMTRYFQPKWWDPTNVPTAPVDYKVIRATLEKSVRKRLMAEVPYGVLLSGGLDSSLVASIAQRETLRMQETAKNALVDQTGASDLVGIDDTNELSTVTTFQQLHSFSIGLPGAPDTEAALEVARFLGTKHHAFTFTIEEGLDALSDVIYHLETYDVTTIRASTPMYLLSRKIKAMGVKMVLSGEGSDEIFGGYLYFHAAPNKEEFHKETVRRVKNLHLADCLRANKSTSAWGLEARVPFLDKEFLEAAMGVDPQEKMITKERIEKYILRKAFDTSDEPDTKPYLPEKILWRQKEQFSDGVGYSWIDGLKDQAEKQITDEMMKNPKPEWGNDIPDTKEAYWYRMMFDEHFPPTCASTVERWTPTWSKQTDPSGRAIAIHAAKYEHIE, encoded by the exons ATGTGTGGAATCTTCGCTTGTCACCA TCACCCCGATGTGCAGGCATTCAAGCCCACAGCTTTGCGCATGGCCAAAGC TGTACGCCATCGTGGTCCCGATTGGA GTGGAAACTGGTCTTCTGAGGGCACTA TCCTCGCTCACGAGCGCTTGTGTATCGTCGGTGTCG ACTCCGGAGCGCAACCCCTCGTCAACGATGATGGCACCATTGCCCTGGCCGTCAACGGCGAAATCTACAACCACCGGATCCTGAGAAAGGGGTTGAAGAAGCAGTACAACTTCAAGACACATTCAGATTGTGAAGTGGTCATTCCTTTG TATATGGAACATGGTCTTGATGCTCCTAAGCATCTTGATGGCATGTTCTCTTGGGTTCTCTATGACAAGAAGGAAGACCGGGTGGTCGCCGCTCGTGACCCCATCGGTATCATCAGTTTCTATATCGGATGGTCCTCTGAGACCCCTGGAGCTGTTTACTTCGCCTCCGAGTTGAAGTCTTTGCACCCTGTATGCGACAAGATTGAGGCTTTCCCCCCTGGCCATGTGTACGACTCCAAGACAGAATCGATGACCCGCTACTTCCAGCCCaagtggtgggatcccaccaACGTCCCCACAGCTCCTGTTGACTACAAGGTTATCCGTGCAACTCTGGAGAAGTCGGTGCGCAAGCGTCTGATGGCGGAGGTGCCTTATGGGGTTCTTCTGTCTGGTGGTCTCGATTCCAGCTTAGTGGCCTCCATCGCCCAGCGGGAGACCCTGCGTATGCAAGAGACGGCCAAGAACGCTCTTGTAGACCAGACAGGCGCGTCTGATTTGGTCGGTATTGACGATACTAACGAGCTGTCGACCGTCACCACTTTCCAGCAATTGCACTCCTTCTCTATTGGTCTACCTGGCGCTCCTGACACTGAAGCTGCCCTTGAGGTGGCCAGGTTCCTCGGCACCAAGCACCATGCCTTCACCTTCACCATTGAGGAAGGTCTCGACGCTCTCTCCGATGTCATCTACCACCTTGAGACATACGATGTGACGACTATCCGCGCTTCTACTCCCATGTACCTGCTCAGCCGTAAGATCAAGGCTATGGGTGTCAAGATGGTCCTCAGTGGAGAGGGTAGTGACGAGATCTTCGGTGGTTATTTGTACTTCCATGCCGCTCCCAACAAGGAGGAATTCCACAAAGAGACTGTCAGACGTGTCAAAAACTTGCACTTGGCGGATTGTCTCAGGGCCAACAAGTCCACCTCTGCTTGGGGACTCGAGGCTCGTGTGCCTTTCCTGGACAAGGAGTTCCTCGAGGCGGCCATGGGTGTTGACCCTCAGGAGAAAATGATCACGAAAGAGCGCATCGAGAAATACATCTTGCGCAAAGCTTTCGACACCTCGGACGAGCCTGACACCAAGCCTTACCTCCCGGAGAAGATTCTCTGGCGTCAGAAGGAGCAATTCAGCGACGGTGTCGGCTACAGCTGGATTGACGGCCTGAAGGATCAGGCCGAGAAGCAAATCACagatgagatgatgaagaaccCCAAGCCGGAATGGGGTAACGATATCCCTGACACCAAGGAAGC GTACTGGTACCGCATGATGTTTGACGAGCACTTCCCCCCAACGTGCGCGTCCACCGTCGAGCGTTGGACACCGACATGGTCGAAACAGACCGACCCCAGTGGAAG AGCTATCGCAATCCACGCTGCCAAGTATGAGCACATTGAGTAA
- the cyp51A gene encoding cytochrome P450, giving the protein MVPMLWLTAYMAVAVLTAILLNVVYQLFFRLWNRTEPPMVFHWVPYLGSTISYGIDPYKFFFACREKYGDIFTFILLGQKTTVYLGVQGNEFILNGKLKDVNAEEVYSPLTTPVFGSDVVYDCPNSKLMEQKKFIKYGLTQSALESHVPLIEKEVLDYLRDSPNFQGSSGRVDISAAMAEITIFTAARALQGQEVRSKLTAEFADLYHDLDKGFTPINFMLPWAPLPHNKKRDAAHARMRSIYVDIITQRRLDGEKDSQKSDMIWNLMNCTYKNGQQVPDKEIAHMMITLLMAGQHSSSSISAWIMLRLASQPKVLEELYQEQLANLGPAGPDGSLPPLQYKDLDKLPFHQHVIRETLRIHSSIHSIMRKVKSPLPVPGTPYMIPPGRVLLASPGVTALSDEHFPNAGCWDPHRWENQATKEQENDKVVDYGYGAVSKGTSSPYLPFGAGRHRCIGEKFAYVNLGVILATIVRHLRLFNVDGKKGVPETDYSSLFSGPMKPSIIGWEKRSKNTSK; this is encoded by the exons ATGGTGCCGATGCTATGGCTTACGGCCTACATGGCCGTTGCGGTGCTGACGGCAATCTTGCTCAATGTTGTTTATCAATTATTCTTTCGGCTTTGGAACCGAACAGAACCGCCAATGGTCTTTCATTGGGTCCCATATCTGGGTAGTACCATCAGTTACGGGATTGATCCCTACAAGTTCTTCTTTGCGTGCAGAGAAAAG TATGGCGATATCTTCACTTTTATACTGTTGGGTCAAAAAACCACAGTCTACCTGGGCGTTCAGGGAAACGAGTTTATTCTCAACGGCAAGCTCAAGGATGTCAATGCGGAAGAGGTCTATAGTCCATTGACGACCCCCGTTTTCGGATCGGACGTGGTGTATGATTGTCCCAATTCCAAGCTGATGGAGCAGAAAAAGTTCATCAAGTACGGCTTGACTCAGTCTGCGTTAGAGTCTCATGTGCCACTtattgagaaggaggtttTGGACTATCTGCGCGATTCACCGAACTTTCAAGGCTCGTCCGGCCGGGTGGACATCTCTGCGGCAATGGCTGAGATTACCATTTTTACCGCTGCTCGAGCCCTCCAAGGCCAGGAAGTTCGTTCCAAACTCACGGCTGAGTTCGCTGACCTCTATCATGACCTGGACAAGGGCTTTACTCCCATCAATTTTATGCTACCGTGGGCCCCATTGCCGCATAACAAGAAGCGAGATGCTGCTCATGCGCGCATGAGGTCAATCTACGTTGACATCATCACTCAGCGCCGTCTTGACGGTGAGAAGGACTCTCAGAAATCAGACATGATATGGAACCTGATGAACTGCACATACAAAAACGGCCAGCAAGTGCCTGATAAAGAGATTGCGCACATGATGATAACCCTGTTGATGGCTGGTCAGCAttcgtcttcgtccatcAGCGCCTGGATTATGCTGAGACTGGCCTCACAGCCAAAAGTCCTCGAAGAGCTGTATCAGGAACAGCTGGCCAATCTTGGCCCCGCCGGGCCAGACGGCAGTCTTCCTCCGCTCCAGTACAAGGATCTTGACAAACTTCCCTTCCATCAACATGTTATTCGTGAAACCTTGCGGATTCACTCCTCTATTCACTCTATCATGCGCAAGGTGAAAAGCCCCTTGCCCGTTCCCGGGACCCCTTACATGATTCCTCCCGGTCGCGTGCTCCTTGCTTCACCTGGAGTGACAGCCCTCAGCGACGAACACTTCCCCAATGCTGGGTGCTGGGATCCCCATCGCTGGGAGAACCAGGCTACtaaggagcaggagaacgACAAGGTTGTCGACTACGGTTACGGCGCCGTCTCCAAGGGCACGTCAAGTCCCTATCTTCCGTTTGGTGCTGGCCGACACCGCTGCATCGGCGAGAAATTCGCTTATGTCAACCTTGGTGTGATTCTGGCGACCATTGTGCGCCACCTGCGACTTTTCAACGTGgatggaaagaaaggagTCCCTGAAACTGACTATTCATCCCTCTTTTCGGGCCCCATGAAGCCAAGCATCATCGGCTGGGAGAAGCGGTCGAAAAACACATCCAAGTGA
- a CDS encoding porin, producing MSAPAAFSDIAKAANDLLNKDFYHTSAASLEVKSKAPNGVTFNVKGKSAHEGPIAGSLEAKYVDLPTGLTLTQAWTTANALDTKLELDNNIAKGLKAEILTQYLPSKQSKGAKLNLYFKQPNLHARAFFDLLNGPSANFDAVLGHEGFLVGAEGGYDVQKAAITKYSAAVGYSVPQYTAAITAGNNLTVFSASYYHRVNQQVEAGAKATWDSKAGNSVGLEVASKYRLDPSSFAKAKINDRGIAALAYNVLLRPGVTLGLGASFDTQNLNQAAHKVGASFTFEA from the exons AtgtctgctcctgctgctttCTCTGACATTGCCAAGGCGGCTAACGAT ctcctcaacaaggaCTTCTACCACACCAGCGCTG CCAGCCTCGAGGTCAAGTCCAAGGCTCCCAATGGCGTCACCTTCAACGTGAAGGGCAAGTCTGCCCACGAGGGTCCCATTGCTGGCTCC CTTGAGGCCAAATACGTCGACCTGCCTACTG GTCTCACCCTCACCCAGGCTTGGACCACCGCCAACGCCCTCGACACCAAGCTCGAGCTTGACAACAACATTGCCAAGGGTCTAAAGGCCGAGATCCTCACTCAGTACCTGCCCTCCAAGCAGTCCAAGGGTGCCAAGCTCAACCTCTACTTCAAGCAGCCCAACCTGCACGCTCGTGCCTTCTTCGACCTCCTCAACGGCCCTTCCGCCAACTTCGACGCTGTCCTTGGCCACGAGGGATTCCTTGTTGGTGCTGAGGGTGGCTACGACGTCCAGAAGGCTGCCATCACCAAGTACTCTGCTGCCGTCGGCTACAGCGTTCCTCAGTACACCGCTGCCATCACTGCTGGCAACAACCTGACCGTCTTCTCCGCTAGCTACTACCACCGCGTCAACCAGCAGGTTGAGGCCGGTGCCAAGGCTACCTGGGACTCCAAGGCCGGCAACTCTGTTGGTCTTGAGGTTGCCAGCAAGTACAGACTCGACCCCTCTTCCTTCGCCAAG GCTAAGATCAACGACCGTGGTATTGCCGCCTTGGCCTACAACGTCCTGCTCCGCCCTGGCGTCACTCTGGGTCTTGGTGCTTCCTTCGACACTCAGAACCTGAACCAGGCCGCCCACAAGGTCGGTGCCAGCTTCACCTTCGAAGCTTAG
- a CDS encoding ANP1/MMN9/VAN1 family protein — protein MLLPKGGVTWKSAKARLPPWRAVVVLLTRPRFLISLALTGILILLWRGISKSASGMQNFYCYGPPKSPMEMTINEMNAWMAHTQTPVIFNHHEPYVVNDSSIINVDLNGIQSTRAAKENKERVLILTPLRDAAPHLEKYFDLLYNITYPHELIDLAFLVGDSQDDTLAVLARELKRIQDQVEDKIAFRSATIIQKEFGAETGMNVEDRHSFAAQGPRRKAIARARNYLLYSALKPDHSWVYWRDVDIVDSPPTILEDFISHNRDILVPNIWFHRYKDGRDIEGRFDYNSWIESDKGRRLRQTLDPDTILAEGYKEYDTGREYLVGMGDWRKNKDEEVELDGIGGVNILVKADVHRSGINFPPYAFENQAETEGFARMAKRAGYEVYGLPNYIVWHIDTEEKPGNLGDRKAY, from the exons ATGCTTCTTCCTAAGGGTGGCGTAACGTGGAAGTCGGCCAAAGCTCGACTCCCTCCCTGGAGGGCCGTTGTTGTTCTCCTTACACGGCCGCGATTCTTGATATCTTTAGCTCTGACAGGCATTTTGATCTTATTATGGCGTGGAATCAGCAAATCAGCATCAGGAATGCAAAA TTTCTACTGCTATGGTCCCCCCAAATCTCCAATGGAAATGACCATCAACGAGATGAATGCATGGATGGCACATACTCAGACTCCGGTGATTTTTAACCACCATGAGCCCTATGTCGTGAATGACAGCAGTATTATCAATGTCGACCTCAACGGCATTCAGTCGACCCGTGCAGCTaaggagaacaaggagcGGGTGCTGATCCTCACTCCTCTAAGAGATGCCGCTCCCCATCTGGAAAAATACTTCGATCTCCTCTACAACATCACTTACCCCCATGAACTCATTGATCTGGCCTTCCTTGTCGGCGACTCTCAGGATGACACGCTCGCCGTTCTCGCCAGGGAGCTGAAACGAATTCAGGATCAAGTGGAAGACAAAATTGCTTTCCGCAGCGCGACAATTATTCAAAAGGAATTTGGAGCTGAAACTGGCATGAATGTCGAGGATCGACACTCCTTTGCGGCCCAGGGGCCCCGTCGCAAGGCTATCGCCCGAGCTCGCAATTACCTCCTCTACTCCGCTCTGAAGCCTGATCACTCCTGGGTCTACTGGAGAGACGTGGATATCGTTGACAGCCCTCCAACTATTTTGGAAGATTTCATTTCCCACAATAGGGACATCCTTGTTCCCA ACATTTGGTTCCATCGTTACAAGGACGGGCGTGATATTGAGGGTCGCT TTGACTACAATTCGTGGATCGAATCCGACAAAGGCCGCAGGTTGAGACAGACTCTGGACCCGGACACTATTCTCGCTGAGGGATATAAGGAATATGATACGGGTCGGGAATACCTCGTTGGAATGGGTgactggaggaagaacaaggacgaggaggttgaGCTTGACGGCATCGGTGGTGTCAACATTCTGGTCAAAGCAGACGTTCACCGTTCCG GCATCAACTTCCCCCCCTATGCGTTCGAAAACCAGGCTGAAACGGAAGGGTTTGCCCGTATGGCCAAGCGGGCTGGATACGAGGTATATGGCTTGCCGAACTACATTGTGTGGCACATCGACACTGAAGAGAAGCCCGGCAACCTAGGGGATCGCAAAGCGTACTAA
- the ecm33 gene encoding GPI-anchored protein Ecm33 yields MAFLKYALPALAAAQAVLAANCGKTDETITISSQSDADGYSSCSTIKGTIEIDEHLSGAITFNNVKQIDGTLSCTGGANISSIAAPMLNSIADTFKLDGLTTLTTLSFPSLTSVGSIQWTALPQLQSLDFTKGVNEAGDVTITNTGLANLNGISLNTVGKFDITENTQLKSININNLKNATGLINFAGNLNSLEVELPNLSSGTNMTFRNVSAVSVPSLHNLTGQLGFWGDTFKSFSAPNLTETGDLVFNSNSKLTNISMPALETVNGGFLITRNDELSSIDLPSLKVVTGAVDFSGKFDEVSMPKLENVKGQFNLQSTGNFSCDTFDKAHNDKVIRGTYKCKAAEPNPTTKDGSSGTTTSSGSSASASKSNAADLNAANLPALGFAAVFGALVQYVL; encoded by the exons TGCCGACGGCTACTCCTCCTGCTCGACCATCAAGGGTACCATTGAGATCGACGAGCACCTCTCGGGCGCTATTACCTTCAACAACGTGAAGCAGATTGACGGCACCCTCAGCTGCACGGGTGGCGCCAACATCTCTTCCATCGCGGCGCCTATGCTGAACTCCATTGCCGACACTTTCAAGCTGGATGGCCTTACCACGCTGACCACCCTCAGCTTCCCCTCTCTTACCAGTGTCGGATCGATCCAGTGGACTGCTCTGCCCCAGCTTCAGAGTCTTGATTTCACCAAGGGTGTCAATGAAGCCGGTGATGTCACGATCACCAACACCGGCCTGGCTAACCTGAACGGTATCTCGCTGAACACCGTTGGCAAGTTCGACATCACCGAGAACACGCAGCTCAAgtccatcaacatcaacaacctgAAGAACGCCACTGGCCTGATCAACTTTGCTGGTAACCTGAACTCCCTTGAAGTGGAGCTGCCCAACCTCTCCAGTGGCACCAACATGACCTTCCGCAACGTCAGCGCTGTCTCTGTCCCCTCTCTCCACAACCTGACTGGTCAGCTTGGCTTCTGGGGTGACACCTTCAAGTCTTTCAGTGCTCCCAACCTTACCGAGACTGGCGACCTGGTTTTCAACTCCAACAGCAAGCTCACTAACATCAGCATGCCAGCTCTTGAGACTGTCAACGGTGGTTTCCTGATTACCCGCAACGATGAGCTCAGCAGCATTGATCTGCCTTCCCTGAAGGTTGTTACTGGTGCCGTTGACTTCAGCGGCAAGTTCGACGA AGTGAGCATGCCCAAACTCGAGAACGTCAAGGGCCAGTTCAACTTGCAGAGCACCGGCAACTTCAGCTGCGACACCTTTGACAAGGCCCATAATGACAAGGTCATTCGCGGTACCTACAAGTGCAAGGCTGCTGAGCCTAACCCTACCACCAAGGATGGATCTTCTGGCACCACCACTAGCAGCGGCAGCTCTGCTTCCGCTTCCAAGTCCAATGCTGCTGACCTCAACGCTGCTAACCTCCCTGCTCTCGGATTCGCCGCCGTTTTTGGAGCTCTGGTGCAGTACGTTTTGTAA